GCTTGGTGGTGTCAGGGATGCCGGGGCCTGGATATACCGGATCGCGGCGAATGTATCGTACAATTATCTGAAACGAAGGCTTGTGGAACAAAAAGCGCTGAAAGTGGCCGGTACAAGCCGTACAGAAGAGCATGAAGATATTTCAGCCGGTATCTACCTCCGGGAATTGCTCGGCTCCGTCAGGGAAGCGGTTCAGCACATGTCCCCACAACGGCAGAAAATTTACCGCCTTAGCCGGGAACAGGGCCTGACCGTTCCTGAAATTGCGGCTGAACTTGGCCTTTCAACAAACACCGTACGTAATACCCTGAGCAGCGCTCTTGATTTTTTACGTGACTATCTGCAGAAAAAAGGTCATTCTCTCCTGCTGATCTCAATCGTACTCAGCCATTTTCTTGATGATTGCATAACATCCTGCAGGCAACTGGCCGGCTGAATTTTTTTTTACCGGCATTGGTACAAAACGGTTTTTCAATTTACTTATAGGTTAGATGGTGGCACGAACATGTTGTTCGGGTGCCCGTAATTCCCCTGACATGGAAAAGGAAACACTGATCAACTTGATGAATAAGCACTTCTCCCGGGAAATGACGGAAGAAGAAAGCAGAATGCTGACGGCATTTGTTGAAGAT
This genomic stretch from Chitinophaga sp. XS-30 harbors:
- a CDS encoding RNA polymerase sigma factor, whose product is MYRNSDNESGLLQRISEGDEQAFAALYKIYVPRLVPVIRRTVQSEIMVNEVIQETFVRLWIGRDKLGGVRDAGAWIYRIAANVSYNYLKRRLVEQKALKVAGTSRTEEHEDISAGIYLRELLGSVREAVQHMSPQRQKIYRLSREQGLTVPEIAAELGLSTNTVRNTLSSALDFLRDYLQKKGHSLLLISIVLSHFLDDCITSCRQLAG